One window of the Micromonas commoda chromosome 9, complete sequence genome contains the following:
- a CDS encoding predicted protein: protein MGVTTRGGARACVVGTGSTAARAHVPPARGTRGVVRAEPGRRQSRGLAAAAEGAVATGAAAPVRGRGAKRSAPAAPDALEGASTARRRAGEAVTDVASLPVRATDSSRNEPAIHFAVPLRSFCSCSDDVLEVVFGHLARDASPAQYFDAMLTSKRFRDAGMSKRALSNVGEKVLSRATAENWNEGASAFAEAAVDAGSVFAAFLVGSVDFYCRDAVGETTELAAARRTRGASLLARAAVAGSSDAHHTLAIMHFNGSGGKRKDKDPETGAAFCARGNILFGSADAKRELGHCLQDGFGVEQDVPLGRKLLAEAAAADVATPAMDAAVVAATVAAAAAEERLRKRNDINTLNAAVAAAAEVSAAAKHAAEQHLTAPPVARFLLDWYDPNVCGNVLQPGTHACSHPLCGRVETRRHEFRRCSCCGRTRYCSRSCQSLDWRLQHKFACLPLLELYGWIESDTESQDTTAGALGVHGGDDEASQLASGASSNNLVAMPADDAAAAR, encoded by the exons ATGGGAGTCACCACCaggggaggcgcgcgcgcgtgtgtcGTCGgcacgggctcgacggccgcgcgcgcgcacgtcccgccggcgcgcgggacccgTGGGGTGGTGAGGGCAGAGCCTGGGAGAAGGCAGAGCCGGGGACTCGCAGCAGCAGCGGAAggggcggtcgcgacgggcgcggcggctccggtccgcggccggggcgctaagcggagcgcgccggcggctcccgACGCTCTCGAAGGCGCGAGTaccgcccgccggcgcgcgggcgaggccgtcaccgacgtcgcgtcccttCCGGTGCGCGCAACCGACAGCTCGCGCAACGAACCGGCCATTCATTTCGCCGTCCCGCTCCGCTCTTTTTGTTCCTGCTCT GACGACGTGCTGGAGGTGGTCTTCGgtcacctcgcgcgcgacgcgtcaccggcgcaGTATTTCGACGCAATGCTCAC GTCCAAGCGCTTCCGAGACGCGGGAATGAGCAAGCGCGCGCTCTCGAACGTCGGCGAGAAGg TCCTGTCGAGGGCGACCGCCGAGAACTGGAAcgagggcgcgtccgcctttgccgaagccgcggtggacgccggcagcgtcttcgccgcctttcTCGTGGGCAGCGTCGACTTTTACtgccgcgacgcggtcggcgagacgaccgagctcgcggccgctcggcgcacccgcggcgcgtcgctcctcgcgcgcgccgccgtcgccgggtcctCCGACGCGCACCACACCCTCGCCATCATGCACTTCAACGGCTCCGGCGGCAAGCGCAAGGACAAGGACccggagacgggcgcggcgttctGCGCGCGGGGGAACATCCTCTTTGGCTCGGCGGATGCcaagcgcgagctcgggcacTGCCTCCAGGACGGCTTCGGCGTGGAGCAGGACGTTCCGTTGGGACGCAaactcctcgccgaggctgccgccgccgacgtcgccacccccgcgatggacgcggcggtggtcgccgcgacggtcgccgccgcggcggcggaggagaggctTCGCAAGCGCAACGACATCAACACgctcaacgccgccgtcgccgccgccgcggaggtgtccgccgcggctaagcacgccgcggagcagcacctcaccgcgccgcccgtcgcccggTTCCTCCTGGACTGGTACGACCCGAACGTGTGCGGCAACGTGTTGCAGCCCGGGACGCACGCGTGTTCGCACCCGCTGTGCGGCAGGGTGGAGACTCGTCGACACGAGTTTCGGCGATGCTCGTGCTGCGGTCGAACGCGGTACTGCTCGCGGTCGTGCCAGAGCCTCGACTGGCGTTTGCAGCACAAGTTCGCGTGCCTGCCGCTGCTGGAGCTGTACGGGTGGATCGAGAGCGACACCGAGTCGCAGGACACCACGGCTggggcgctcggcgtccacggcggcgacgacgaagcttcgcagctcgcgtcgggcgcgagctcgaacaacctcgtcgcgatgcccgccgacgacgccgccgcggctcgatGA
- a CDS encoding predicted protein: MPVQLASSFASFVKPVASLKNRGTRARAVLCQAATQCPSCGGTHPDCGNGRCDKCGNAACNCSHASAATRRAMMAQFTFVPVALLLGAKPAAAGGLPSPTNQDDMEKRKMAREEMLKAARAKAAAQAAAEAPPPPPPSN; encoded by the exons ATGCCCGTTCAGCTCGCGTCCAGCTTCGCCAGCTTCGTCAAGCCCGTGGCGTCTCTCAAGAATCGCGG gacgcgcgctcgcgccgtgctGTGCCAGGCGGCGACACAATGCCCGAGCTGCGGCGGAACGCACCCCGATTGCGGCAACGGACGCTGCGACAAGTGCGGAAACGCGGCGTGCAATTGCTCCCACGCCTCGGCTGCGACGCGCAGGGCGATGATGGCCCAATTCACCTTTGTGCCCGTGGCGCTGTtgctcggcgcgaagcccgcggcggccggcgggctgccgtcgccgacgaaccAGGATGATATGGAGAAGCGTAAgatggcgcgcgaggagatgCTGAAGGCTGCGCGGGCCAAGGCGGCAGCGCAGGCTGCGGCTGaggccccgccgcccccgcctccttCCAACTGA
- the FRA gene encoding predicted protein (Frataxin, mitochondrial precursor) has product MSRRLLSSLARGAGRLAAPRSTRLAPIASGAASSVEAFTRRDRMSTSRVCDWMPAKSESAGLVEQRRGVKTESKEEMVFHKVADEMLHNLQDAVEAWGEDNAGDDFDLSHEMGVVTIAMGSGKGTYVINKQAPNRQIWVSSPVSGPLRYDYDPARKAWFYHRDGHLLHERLREELLGMFGGDLDLEGLNE; this is encoded by the coding sequence ATGTCGCGTCGCTTGTTGTCGAgcctggcgcgcggcgccggccgtCTCGCGGCTCCGCGCTCcacgcggctcgcgccgatagcgtccggcgcggccTCGTCGGTCGAGGCGTtcacgcgccgcgatcgtATGTCCACCTCACGCGTGTGCGACTGGATGCCCGCCAAGTCGGAATCCgccggcctcgtcgagcagcgccgcggggtgaAAACCGAGAGCAAGGAGGAGATGGTGTTCCACAAGGTGGCGGACGAGATGCTCCACAACCTGcaggacgcggtggaggcgtgGGGCGAGGacaacgccggcgacgacttcGACCTGTCGCACGAGATGGGCGTGGTGACGATCGCGATGGGTTCGGGGAAAGGGACGTACGTCATCAACAAGCAGGCTCCCAACAGGCAGATCTGGGTCTCCTCGCCGGTGTCCGGGCCCCTGCGGTACGATTACGACCCGGCGCGAAAGGCGTGGTTCTACCACAGAGACGGACACCTGCTGCACGAGCGGCTGAGGGAGGAGCTGCTCGGGATGTTCGGGGGCGATCTGGACCTCGAGGGGCTCAACGAGTGA
- a CDS encoding predicted protein, with protein MARSGAASRPSSSLHVATAALALAASVVVVGADRDGVAPVLLISLDGFRASYLDAQPESALPNLNALWREGVRASLYPQFVSKTFPNHYSIVTGLHEEHHGIVANHMWDPKLGSEFTMASTGTEWWSEGEPIWVTASRADVRTKTYFWPGSESVIKNRRPDVFFPYDPETTFERRVDVVGQWVRDAVAKTDPNTRRPSPSFMALYLEEPDHAGHRHGPHSMQVQAAVRRVDEALGRLRDAAGADAWNRTNVLIVADHGMAPLSPTRVVNLGDDACGLNFTSLFVTGDGVAAHLWRRRGPAEQTPADGSHPRSREGDDDDSSSDDLAGGMTVTEARAMARTITACHPNVTAWAREDVPARLRYSANARIGPVVVAADVGYLMCGYASFDAKVRRKLNIFDDGVDLSTARASDPANWALAHVADAGCAPVCVTPSDGETNDCGGAHGYDNVAPEMRAVFLARGPLFRSDGARLVGELGYESSEAEALVGEDAATSSGSLHAGTIKDAERWQARTLAFDNVVVHSIVAAGLGLDLDPGSVMLDGAPPPRVDGYLDEELANLLFRDGVGVRSGPSGDGARGALTPDEDDDDDDEGGGGGGGDGMAWVAAVGVVAIVVGAIVVAARGYVRRGDANSAYVKLGSMFEPGGGETEAEIELPEVRVTGDASGAPAVFASLTEGNDGEGETSGGATSAGTSQKLREGDENA; from the coding sequence atggcgcggtcCGGCGCGGCCTCTCGCCCCTCTTCGTCGCTCCacgtcgcgacggccgccctcgcgctggcggcgtccgtcgtcgtcgtcggcgcggaccgcgacggcgtcgcaccTGTGTTACTCATATCCCTCGACGGGTTCAGAGCCTCGTACCTCGACGCTCAGCCCGAGTCCGCGCTCCCGAACCTCAACGCCCTgtggcgcgagggcgtccgagCGTCCCTTTATCCGCAGTTCGTCTCCAAGACGTTCCCGAACCACTATTCCATCGTCACCGGGCTGCACGAGGAGCACCacggcatcgtcgccaaTCACATGTGGGATCCAAAACTCGGCTCGGAGTTCACGATGGCGAGCACGGGCACGGAGTGGTGGAGCGAGGGCGAGCCCATCTGGgtcaccgcctcgcgcgcggacgtccgcACGAAGACCTACTTTTGGCCCGGAAGCGAGTCCGTGATCAAAAACCGCCGACCGGACGTCTTCTTCCCGTACGACCCGGAGACGACGTTCGAGCGAagggtcgacgtcgtcggtcaATGGGTGCGAGACGCGGTCGCCAAAACCGATCCAAACACGCGtcgaccgtcgccgtcgttcatGGCGCTCTACCTCGAAGAGCCCGACCACGCCGGGCACCGACACGGCCCACACTCGATGCAGGTGCAGGCGGCGGTTCGTagggtggacgaggcgctgggccggcttcgcgacgccgcgggggcggacgcgtGGAACCGCACCAACGTCTtgatcgtcgccgaccaCGGCAtggcgccgctctcgccgacgcgcgtggtgaacctcggggacgacgcgtgcggccTGAACTTCACGTCGCTGTTCGtcacgggcgacggcgtcgccgcgcacctgtGGCGCAGGCGCGGGCCCGCCGAGCAGACCCCGGCGGACGGTTCCCATCCTCGTTCTCGCGAgggtgacgatgacgatTCTTCTTCCGACGACTTGGCGGGGGGCATGACGGTTACCGAGGCCCGGGCGATGGCTCGTACAATCACCGCGTGCCACCCGAACGTCACCGCGtgggcgagggaggacgTCCCGGCGCGGCTGAGGTACTCGGCCAACGCGAGGATCGGaccggtcgtcgtcgccgcggacgtcggaTACCTCATGTGCGGCTACGCATCCTTCGACGCGAAGGTTCGACGAAAGTTGAACATTTTCGATGACGGCGTCGACCTTTcaaccgcgcgagcgagcgatcCCGCGAActgggcgctcgcgcacgtcgccgacgcggggtgCGCGCCCGTGTGCGTCACTCCGAGTGACGGTGAGACGAACGattgcggcggcgcgcacgggTACGACAACGTAGCGCCGGAGATGCGAGCCGTGTTCCTCGCGCGGGGTCCGCTGTTTCgaagcgacggcgcgcggctggTTGGCGAACTCGGGTACGAATcgtccgaggcggaggcgctcgtgggtgaggacgcggcgacgtcgagcgggTCGTTGCACGCCGGGACGATAAAGGACGCGGAGCGTTGGCAGGCGCGGACGCTCGCGTTTGACAACGTCGTCGTGCactcgatcgtcgccgcgggtttgggGTTGGACCTCGACCCGGGGTCTGTCATGttggacggcgcgccgccgccgagggtggaCGGGTACCTGGACGAGGAGTTGGCGAACTTGCTgttccgcgacggcgtcggggttcGGTCCGGgccgagcggcgacggggctcGGGGAGCGTTGACCCcagacgaagacgacgacgacgacgacgaaggagggggagggggaggaggggACGGAATGGCgtgggtcgcggcggtcggcgtcgtcgcgatcgtcgtgggcgcgatcgtcgtggcggcgcgcgggtacGTCCGTCGCGGGGATGCGAATTCCGCGTACGTCAAGCTCGGCTCGATGTTCGAGCCGGGGGGAGGCGAGACAGAGGCGGAGATCGAGTTGCCGGAGGTTCGAGTAACGGGCGATGCGTCGGgggcgccagctgtgttcgCCAGTTTGACGGAGGGGAACGACGGGGAGGGCGAGACGTCCGGGGGagcgacgtccgcggggaCTTCGCAGAAGCTTCGAGAAGGGGACGAGAACGCGTag
- a CDS encoding predicted protein, translated as MATVKRNTELKKVKFGTTDMMVTQVCAGTMTWGSFNADESQAHAQLDKLWQLGVNFIDTAELYPVAWNYGALTERWIGNWLTKRVADGTVERSKLYIATKVNPGGVGNEHPTRAKKVHGYDEEIVEWSCRKSIERMNCGYIDLYQIHWPSRDTPLMSTPTFRPADENGKIKNRPMGWHDRGAQEDFDRTIKSIMKLFELGLIRHWGVSNENAFGITMLCQTATRLGCPLPVSCQNDFSILNQTYEEDTWEAAYRFNIVGLPYGALAGGTLSGKYFDKPLDKCRHRVSAGFQPRYGCAQAMAATRECVELAERWNITPTELAIAWSIARPCNANGSVIIGTTTVRQVEECVGAALLELPDELMKEVDVIHEKYRNPCMYYTEKEIWKSLPGLPPPASEPEPEREQ; from the exons ATGGCGACGGTGAAGCGCAACACCGAGTTGAAGAAGGTCAAGTTCGGCACCACCGACATGATGGTCACGCAGGTGTGCGCGGGCACGATGACGTGGGGATCCTTCAACGCGGACGAGAGCCAGGCGCACGCGCAGCTCGACAAGCTCTGGCAACTCGGGGTCAACTTCATCGACACCGCGGAGCTCTACCCGGTGGCGTGGAACTACGGCGCGTTGACGGAACGGTGGATCGGCAACTGGCTCAccaagcgcgtcgccgacggcaccgtgGAGCGCTCCAAGCTCTACATCGCGACCAAGGtgaaccccggcggcgtcgggaacGAGCATCCCACGCGCGCTAAAAAGGTGCACGGAtacgacgaggagatcgtGGAGTGGTCCTGCCGCAAGTCCATCGAGCGCATGAACTGCGGATACATCGACCTCTACCAGATCCACTGGCCCTCGCGCGATACTCCCCTCATGTCCACTCCCACGTTCAGGCCCGCGGATGAAAACGGGAAGATAAAAAATCGCCCCATGGGATGGCACGACAGGGGCGCCCAGGAAGATTTCGACAGGACGATCAAGTCCATCATGAAGCTCTTCGAGCTGGGCCTGATCCGCCACTGGGGCGTCAGCAACGAGAACGCGTTCGGGATCACCATGCTCTGCCAgaccgcgacgcgactcGGGTGCCCGCTCCCGGTTTCGTGCCAGAACGACTTCAGCATCCTCAACCAGACGTACGAGGAGGACACCTGGGAGGCTGCGTACAGGTTCAACATCGTCGGCCTCCCCTACGGCGCACTCGCGGGCGGAACCCTGAGCGGCAAGTACTTCGATAA gCCGCTGGACAAGTGCAGGCACAGGGTCAGCGCAGGATTTCAGCCCAGGTACGGCTGCGCgcaggcgatggcggcgacgcgcgagtgcgtcgagctcgccgagcggtGGAACATCACCCCAACGGAGCTCGCGATCGCGTGGAGCATCGCCAGGCCGTGCAACGCCAACGGCAGCGTCATCATCGGCACGACCACGGTGAGGCAGGTTGAGGAAtgcgtgggcgccgcgctcctcgagctcccggACGAGCTCATGAAGGAGGTGGACGTGATCCACGAGAAGTACAGGAACCCGTGCATGTACTACACCGAGAAGGAGATCTGGAAGAGCCTGCCGGGTctgccgccccccgcgtccgagccggagcccgagcgcgagcagtgA
- the SRPA gene encoding type II secretory pathway family (signal recognition particle receptor alpha subunit (SR-alpha)) produces MLDAVQIFTKGGLVLFSWSLGMTTLKGNPVDALIRTQLLEERGGETEFAYSSGNASYTLKWSFHNELGLVFVAVYQRILALTYVDDLLESAKRSFVAGYFDKSDPGRASYAGFGDELTRLTKKAEASAAARKAPKGAPKAFDAAKKAAKRNDASGKARIADADDDAESAKGGAGKGGDTRDGDGGDSAARAKQTAAATAAFDISKLKKKGGKGSRDSSRENSGADLKSMGGDGSDAGAKSPDAKQPKKPKEKRVWAGEGGGGGKASKELDFSEGSAAPSDEVVERVDISKPSRIDDEDDDVTYSDEEDVDEEGDDGDDTDEGSQLGKEKGGKKKRSWLSGVLGNSLVQGVVGKSALDDEDLEPVLEKLKTNFMNKNVAEDIAERLCESVAASLRGRKLASFSSLSAMVRTAMEEALTRILTPKRSVDILREVRAAKDAGRPYTIVFVGVNGVGKSTNLSKVAYWLLQHDVKVMIAACDTFRAGAVEQLRTHCKRLGVPLFERGYEKDPANVASEAIKAAQRQGCDAVLVDTAGRMQDNEPLMRALSKLINMNDPDLTLFVGEALVGNDAVDQLSKFNERLADLNANARRTKLIDGIVLSKFDTIDDKVGAALSMVYTSGAPVVFVGCGQTYTDLRRLNVKSVVKILLSAK; encoded by the exons AtgctcgacgcggtgcaGATCTTCACGAAGGGCGGGCTCGTCCTGTTCAGCTGGTCCCTCGGCATGACCACGCTGAAGGGAAAcccggtggacgcgctgatACGCACGCAgctgctcgaggagcgcggag GCGAGACCGAGTTTGCGTACAGCAGCGGTAACGCCTCGTACACGCTCAAGTGGAGCTTCCACAACGAGCTCGGCCTGGTGTTCGTCGCCGTGTACCAGCGCATCTTAGCCCTGACGTACGTCGACGATCTGCTGGAGAGTGCCAAGCGATCGTTCGTGGCCGGTTACTTCGACAAGTCGGACCCGGGCCGAGCCTCCTACGCCGGCTTCGGCGATGAGCTGACGAGGCTcacgaagaaggcggaggcgagcgcggcggcgaggaaggcgccCAAGGGGGCGCCAaaggcgttcgacgcggcgaagaaagcggccaagcgcaacgacgcgagcggcaaGGCGAgaatcgccgacgccgacgacgacgcggagagcgccaAGGGGGGCGCCGGTAAGGGAGGCGacacccgcgacggtgacgggggcgacagcgcggcgcgcgcgaagcagaccgcggcggcgaccgcggcgttcgacATCTCCAAGctcaagaagaagggcggcaaGGGATCGAGGGACTCGTCTCGCGAGAACAGCGGCGCCGACCTGAAGTCGATggggggcgacgggtcggacgccggcgccaagTCCCCCGACGCCAAGCAACCGAAGAAGCCGAAGGAGAAGCGCGTGtgggcgggcgagggcgggggcgggggcaagGCGAGCAAGGAGCTCGATTTCTCCGaggggagcgcggcgccgagtgACGAGGTGGTCGAGCGGGTGGACATctcgaagccgtcgaggatcgacgacgaggacgacgacgtgacgTACTCGGACGaagaggacgtcgacgaggaaggggacgacggggacgataCGGATGAAGGGTCCCAACTCGGGAAGGAGAAGGGTGGGAAGAAGAAGCGGTCGTGGCTgtccggcgtcctcggcaaCTCTCTGGTGCAGGGCGTCGTGGGCAAGAGTGCcttggacgacgaggacctggAGCCCGTgctcgagaagctcaagaCGAACTTCATGAACAagaacgtcgccgaggacatcGCGGAGAGGCTGTgcgagtccgtcgccgcgtccctgcGAGGCAGAAAGCTCGCGTCGTTCTCCTCGCTGTCCGCGATGGTGCGAacggcgatggaggaggcgctcacGAGGATCTTAACCCCCAAGCGATCGGTGGATATCCTCCGCGAGGTCAGAGCCGCTAAGGACGCGGGAAGGCCGTACACGatcgtcttcgtcggcgtCAACGGCGTGGGCAAGTCGACCAACCTGTCCAAGGTTGCGTACTGGCTCCTGCAGCACGACGTCAAGGTGAtgatcgccgcgtgcgacacGTTtcgagccggcgccgtcgagcagcTGCGAACGCACTGCaaacgcctcggcgtcccgcTCTTCGAGAGGGGATACGAGAAGGATCCCGCCaacgtcgcgtcggaggcgatCAAGGCTGCCCAGCGGCAGGGATGCGACGCCGTCTTGGTGGACACCGCGGGTCGCATGCAAGACAACGAGCCGCTCATGCGCGCCCTCTCGAAGCTCATCAACATGAACGACCCCGACCTGACCCtcttcgtcggcgaggcTCTCGTCGGcaacgacgccgtcgatcaGCTCTCCAAGTTcaacgagcgcctcgccgacctCAACGCCAACGCGCGCCGCACGAAGCTCATCGACGGGATCGTGCTGTCCAAGTTTGACACCATCGACGACAaggtcggcgccgcgctgtcgATGGTGTACACCTCGGGCGCTCCCGTCGTCTTTGTTGGGTGCGGCCAGACGTACACCGACCTGCGCAGGCTCAACGTCAAGTCCGTGGTGAAGATCCTGCTCTCCGCCAAGTGA
- a CDS encoding predicted protein: EPQGRPDTSTPKQRELVARVNRAKDYYDIFECDKSASEADLKKAYRKLALQLHPDKNTAPGAEEAFKKVNKAWDVLSDKNKRSTYDMFG; the protein is encoded by the coding sequence GAGCCCCAGGGCAGGCCCGACACGTCCACCCCGAAACaacgcgagctcgtcgcgcgcgtcaatCGCGCCAAGGACTACTACGACATATTCGAGTGCGACAAgtccgcgtccgaggcggaCCTGAAGAAGGCGTACAGGAAGCTCGCGCTGCAGCTTCATCCCGACAAGAacaccgcgccgggcgcggaggaggctttCAAGAAGGTGAACAAGGCGTGGGACGTGCTCAGCGATAAGAACAAGCGATCGACGTACGACAtgttcggc
- a CDS encoding predicted protein, with amino-acid sequence MSGYDRRSSRDSGRVSGFSDGYGARESDRGAGRDEPRASRYDDRGRNDDGYGYGRGGDDHGRSPYPPPPDARGPPAPSSGGRRDRPDSGFGDRDRADYGFDRRGGQASDGYGAEPKRARRDSPSRGGYDRSPGGYDRGYDRERGYNEPDRRAPPRSPPRDSRGAPPQSRGGGDGYGGGFDDRAPPSSYDRGRGRDAGYPPPPRRDASRDRAPNSGGGTAGDDRDEHQMEVPAEVAKIVIGAGGNSIKDLQDRTGAHVMIYKPQPGARESGYRPVMIRGSRRAVDLATDELRRVVRDYEDGVVGGKAGRDRGHDRGGFGDRYGGGYERDAAQRGGGGGGRYDRYDDRGPKKPYDARGGYDDRRGSFPPFGANDGADHVQERIECPVENRGIVIGKNGKQVHRIERDTGAKVSSQGDEPFLIIRGTPTSVRNARSQIASILDAADMPPLPPPPPEGAQHALEVHVEREHIGKVMGYGGMTIKRAQADTQCVMKWDKENQRIQLWGSPDIVEAGRRRIEDLVEQAKVEIAKENADATTVEVPTRGHTGFIIGGGGQNVKRMERETGARLRMDDRAQIMVITGRSAAVEKAARMVEDAVERAEAIERGEPPERREGGDDRYRDDFRR; translated from the coding sequence ATGAGCGGATACGACAGACGCAGCAGCAGGGACAGCGGCCGCGTCTCGGGCTTCTCCGACGGCTACGGCGCTCGCGAATCGGATCGGGGCGCCGGGAGGGACGAacctcgagcgtcgcgatacgacgatcgcggcaggaacgacgacggctacggctacggccgcggcggcgacgaccacggCCGATCGCCctacccgccgccgcccgacgcgcgcggtccgcccgcgccgagctcggggggCAGGCGCGACAGGCCCGACTCGGGCTTTGGCGATCGGGATCGCGCCGATTACGGattcgaccgccgcggaggtcaaGCCTCCGACGGGtacggcgccgagccgaagcgcgcgcgccgcgacagCCCGTCCCGCGGTGGATACGATCGCTCCCCCGGCGGATACGATCGCGGATAcgatcgcgaacgcggcTATAACGagcccgaccgccgcgccccgccgagaTCGCCGCCCCGCGATTCCAGAGGCGCGCCTCCCCagtcccgcggcggaggagacggctacggcggcggtttcgacgatcgcgcgccgccgtcctcctacgaccgcgggcgcggacgcgacgccggctaccccccgcccccgcgccgcgacgcctcgcgcgaccgAGCCCCCaactcgggcggcggcacagctggcgacgatcGGGACGAGCACCAGATGGAGGTTCCCGCTGAGGTTGCCAAGatcgtcatcggcgccggcggcaacTCCATCAAGGATCTGCAGGACAGGACCGGCGCCCACGTCATGATCTACAAGCCCCAgcccggcgcgagggagagcgGCTACAGGCCCGTCATGATCCGCGGTTCCAGGCGAGCCGTGGATCTCGCcaccgacgagctccgcaGAGTCGTCCGCGActacgaggacggcgtcgtcggaggcaAAGCCGGGCGAGACCGGGGCCACGACCggggcggcttcggcgacaggtacggcggcgggtacgaacgcgacgccgctcaacgcggaggcggaggcgggggccgttacgaccgttacgacgatcgcggcccGAAGAAACCTtacgacgctcgcggcggctacgacgaccgccgcggttcCTTCCCGCCCTTCGGGGccaacgacggcgcggatcaCGTCCAGGAGCGCATCGAGTGCCCCGTCGAGAATCGCGGGATCGTCATCGGCAAGAACGGCAAGCAGGTGCATCGCATCGAACGGGACACCGGCGCGAAAGTGTCGAGCCAAGGGGACGAGCCCTTTCTCATCATTCGCGGCACCCCGACGAGCGTTCGCAACGCGAGGTCCCAGATCGCGTCCAtactcgacgccgcggacatgccgccgctgccgccgccgccccccgaggGTGCGCaacacgcgctcgaggttcacgtcgagcgcgaacACATCGGCAAAGTCATGGGCTACGGCGGCATGACGATCAagcgcgcgcaggcggaTACCCAGTGCGTGATGAAGTGGGACAAGGAGAACCAACGGATCCAGCTGTGGGGCTCGCCCGACATCGTCGAGGCCGGCCGCAGGCGAATCGAAGATTTGGTCGAGCAGGCCAAGGTGGAGATCGCCAAGGagaacgcggacgccaccaCCGTCGAGGTACCCACGCGCGGTCACACCGGCTtcatcatcggcggcggcggtcaaaACGTAAAGCGGATGGAGCGCGAAACCGGGGCGCGGCTGAGGATGGACGATCGCGCGCAGATCATGGTCATCAccgggaggagcgccgccgtggagaaggcggcgaggatggtgGAGGATGCGGTGGAGAGggccgaggcgatcgagcgcggcgagcccccggagcgccgcgagggcggggacgacAGGTACAGGGACGATTTCCGTCGCTGA
- a CDS encoding predicted protein: MGLFTGREVPNPRPPSRTLMDAVRDNDLDLIDKTLASGESVTQTNAYGRTPLHKAAYYSGEPNVIKSLIERGADVNARDKGSWTALHLAARNHHNDALALLLDAGAETHWRDVKHGWTPLHLAVIAGNVRGARMLVERGADPGALDRSGANVRTLLEENDVDPASVLGDP; encoded by the coding sequence ATGGGTCTGTTCACCGGTCGCGAGGTGCCCAACCCgcgtcccccgtcgcgcacgcTCATGGACGCGGTGCGGGACAACGACCTGGATCTGATCGACAAGACCCTCGCGTCGGGGGAGAGCGTGACGCAGACGAACGCGTACGGGCGGACGCCGCTGCACAAGGCGGCGTACTACAGCGGCGAACCAAACGTGATCAAGTCGCTCATCgagaggggcgcggacgtcaacgCGCGGGATAAAGGGAGCTGGACCGCGttgcacctcgcggcgcggaacCATCAcaacgacgcgctggcgctcctcctggacgcgggcgcggagacgcACTGGAGGGACGTGAAGCACGGGTGGACGCCGCTGCACCTCGCGGTGATCGCGGGGAAcgtgcggggcgcgaggatgcTGGTGGAGAGGGGCGCGGACCCGGGCGCGCTGGACCGGAGCGGCGCGAACGTTCGAACCCTCCTCGAGGAGAACGACGTCGATCCAGCCTCGGTGCTCGGGGACCCGTAG